A genomic window from Glycine max cultivar Williams 82 chromosome 17, Glycine_max_v4.0, whole genome shotgun sequence includes:
- the LOC102667305 gene encoding uncharacterized protein yields the protein MVGIGYFSCSDQKSTESAIKNLEVQVGQLAKQLADRSSSSFTANTEKNPKEECKAVMTRSRMAIQRDDSEAGKKMEEHKQQLAPKPALEPVSDFVELEEINEETEDDKEEKTPIKMPLYAKFLKDMLTKKNRYIHSDRIVVEGNCSVVIQRIVPPKHKDLGVVTRLCSIGEVVVGKDLIDLGASINLMPLSMCRRLEELEIMPTRMTLQLADRSITRSYGVIEDVLVKMKHLIFPADFIVRHRRGCRYSSHSWSPIHVYCKLRSRYGKEDVTNGHRISKNHL from the exons ATGGTTG GCATAggttatttttcttgtagtgatcAGAAGAGCACAGAGTCCGCCATAAAGAATCTTGAGGTCCAAGTGGGACAACTTGCAAAGCAATTGGCGGATAGATCATCAAGCAGTTTTACAGCTAATACAGAgaaaaatcccaaggaggaatgtaaAGCTGTGATGACTAGAAGTAGAATGGCAATCCAACGAGATGATAGTGAAGCTGGAAAGAAGATGGAGGAACATAAACAACAGCTGGCACCTAAGCCAGCACTTGAACCTGTTTCTGATTTTGTAGAACTTGAAGAGATTAATGAGGAGACTGAAGATGACAAGGAGGAGAAGACACCAATAAaa ATGCCACTCTATGCcaagtttttaaaagatatgtTGACGAAGAAGAACCGGTACATCCACAGTGATAGAATTGTGGTGGAAGGCaattgtagtgttgtgattcaaCGCATTGTTCCGCCTAAGCACAAAGATCTTGGAGTTGTCACAAGACTATGTTCTATTGGTGAGGTTGTTGTAGGAAAAGATCTCATAGAtttgggagctagtatcaatctaatgcctctctccatgtgccGACGACTTGAAGAGCTTGAGATAATGCCTACACGCATGACCCTTCAGTTGGCAGATCGCTCCATCACAAGATCgtatggagtgattgaagatgttttggtgaagaTGAAACACCTTATATTCCCAGCTGATTTTATTGTGAGACATAGAAGAGGATGTAGatattcctctcattcttggtcgcccattcatgtctactgCAAGTTGCGTAGTAGATATGGGAAAGAAGATGTTACAAATGGGCATAGAATATCAAAGAATCATCTTTGA